Within the Trichoderma breve strain T069 chromosome 3, whole genome shotgun sequence genome, the region ACCAAGAGAAGTGGTAGTATTGTATGTTGGCGTCCTCTCATCCCAACGATACATTGCATAGAAGTTGGCTGACCTGTCTAAAGAGCTGCAAGAGATGCACCGCTTGGGTCGAAACCCAGGAGCCAGAGGTTGTACCCGCTCCTCTTGAGACTGGCCACATCTCGATTGAAGAGGAGCGTGGAGAAGCGTGGCCCGCTAGATTCATCGACAGCACTGATTTCTTCTCTGATGATGCCTATCCCCAGGTACGTAACTGTTTAGCCCATATAATGGTCGCGTATAATAACATACACACTAGGCTCCTGTCACTGGATATTCATCGCTTGGCttggaagatggcgaagtAGCGTCCATTATGGACGGAAGTGCTCCTTCCGAGTACTCTGCCTCCGAGGCATCGTCGAGCCGGGCACTCCCTCCCCATCTGCGTGGCTCCATTGGCCAAGATAGACACTCTCTGGCCACTTCCACCGATGGACGGAGTGCTTCCAACAAGTCCTCGTTTGTACAACACCTCCCTCCTCATCTCAGGCCTCTGGTACAGCAAGGCCTCTCCATGGACGCTCCGTCCGACGCCGCCAGTAGCGAATTCGGTGGAAACCCAAGCAGTATCTCGACAGCTACAACAGCGAGGGAAGCACGATTCGAGAAGCAAGCGCGCCGAGTGTCCTTTAATGCCTGGGATCCAAATGGAATGCAACATCGAGGCTTCAGATCGGCCACGGAAAGCTCGGCCATGGGAACCTCGGAggcggatgaagaagaagacagttTGCCAAACCCGCCAAGCCAGGCCAGAGGCAAATGGCCAAAAGTTGTATGTCATTTTGCACTATCACATCATATCCAATCTGTCAACTGACCATGTCCTAGGTACGCATGTCCCAGCAGGAGTTGCGCCAGGTCGGCACAAACCACCATGTTGCGGCTCGAGATCCCGGCCCTGTGAATCATCGCCCGGTGCAACACGACACGACCAAGTGCTGTGAGCcggacgatgaagatggcgaggatTACTAGTGTAGGCGCGTGGATATTGACCCCGAGGAAGacgtcttttgcttttgattCTTGCATTTTGTTCATTTCAGTTTAGCTATGAGCCCCCATATCGGGGACACGCCACGCcggggagagagatgttCGCAATGGTTTTCAGATTTAGTCTAAAAATTGATGATGTGGATGATATACATTTCGTTTCCACTCCCAGCATCCAAACGGAGGCTGTAAAAGCCTGTGCTTGGTGGATGTTGTAAAAATGCATCCCAGTCCCGTTCCTTAATCGCCAACACCCGACGACCTACTTATGCTGTTGCAAGCATCCCAAATTGTACTTTACACTTGTACATCAAAACACGTCTCCTTTTTCCGCCTGTTCCTCTGTGTTTGAAGCACTTCTTAAGGCTCTCCTTCCACTGAAAAGAAGCCCCTTTGATGTGGTTAAAGATATAAGTCCTCCGTGAAAATCCTAACATTGTTTTTGATGTTGTCCTGTCATATCCAATATAATAAACATGATGATTCGTGAGATGGTTTCTCTCATAGCTTGAGAGAGGCCGGTTGTTGTAACCTTGTGTGGTTGCTGGTGGTATGCTTTGTAGATTCTACAATGCCTTGTAAAATAAGGTTatgctcctttttttgtgtgttGTTTGTATGTATtcctgttttttcttctttcttacAGCTCCTTatcgcccttttctttctttttcttacaGCTGCTTGTCGTCCTTGTGGAGGAAGCTGCTCGGAGGCGCATTCACCACCGCCTCTGCGTCCCCGACCTGCCGGCGCTCAGTGACCTCGCGCTTGCTGTTGCTCTTGAGCTTGCTGCGGATGCTGAGGGCCGAGGCAGGGGTTCTAGCGTGGGCGGTGCTTAATTGCTATTGGAGGGGttctgaggaggaggagaggcggtTGAGGTGGAGGTAGACGTCGGTGCCGTAGCTGGAGAGGAAATGAGGGTTAGTACTGAACAATACTTGAGGATTAAGGGAGCTTCAACGGGGGAGAGAGGGATTGGGATTCCCCGTgcaagagaaaggaaaacgTACCCTTCCATGCTAATGAGTTTCAAGTCGCCGCCAAAGTAGCGGGCGTACAATCTTGATATAGGCAGACCATATCCGAAGCCGGCCATCGGGGCCTTGAAATCGCTCTTATCAAAGTCCGGGTCGAGGTTGGGCGTGCGGTCGACGGTGGTGTACATATATGTCCAGACCAAGGGGATGGCGCTGCGGGGgatgccgccgccctcgTCAGAGatcttgatggtgatgtcctccttgccctcggcgACAATGACCTTTGTGACGGGGAACTCCTGCTTGTCCATGCCGTGGGTCTCGACGACGGCGCGCAGCGAGTTCTTGAGCGTCTCGAAGAGCATGTGCGACAGGTGGCCGGGGACGTACATGAAGTCGAGGTTGGGGTTGCAGACGAGCTGGATGCGGGGCGCCTCGAACAGGCCGTAGTGGTCCTCGCAGACGAAGCGGGCGTTTTCAATGGCCTCCTGggccagctccttgacgTTTGTCTTTGTGCAGATGACGCCGACGTAGGTCGGGTCGCGGTGGTGGCTCTGGTCGGTCAGGGCAATGTGCTGGCCGATGAGCATGCGGATGCCGATGCGCGACATGTAGAAGCGGTCGAGGAAGGACTGGATGTTGGAGTCGATTTGCATGCGCTGGCGCCGCCGCTTGTACTCGAGGATGCCCTGGGCCATGGTGGTGACGACGCTGTCGTGCCGCCGCTTGATCTTGTGCAGGCACTGGGCGAACTTTTGGTTGTAGAGCTGCAGCTCGGGCGGCCAGTCGCCCGTGTCGTCGACCGTGGCAAAGTATCTCCGCGCAACGGACCGGGCCTTGCCGTGGCCGTTTGATGATGTGCTGTAtccgttgccgttgctgtggccgttgccgttgaggTGCAGGCGACCCCAGCCCGAggcctcgccctcgtcgaTGGACGGGTTCGGCGTCGACTCGGAGAGCTGCGCATAGCCGCCGCGGCTGCCAAACTTGGCGGGCTTCATGAGGCGCTCCTTGATGTCTTTGGCGAGGCGCGGTCGAGGGAGCTGGGTGATTTCCTGttgggagagggaggggTTAGTTTGGGGACATCAATGGATAGCTAACATTTGCTCGACATGTCATGGGCTTGTGACGTACCTCAAAGGACTGGGCATACCagtccttgacctttttcaCAGAGGGCATGTCGTTGAGGCCGTCgggcagcagctccagctcctcgacgcGGTGCGCCAGGCGGATTGGCAGCTCCTCGGCCAGGAATTGTGAGGCGCGGAAGAGGGTTCCTAGAGGGGGCCATGATGTCAGCGTCTCTCGCCATAAACTTGCTTGCTGTTGGTTCCATattcttgttgcttcttgttcgtgttttcctcctcttgttttctttctttcacaAATTGGCGCGCAACAGCCAATTCAAGCACAAACGCACCTGTGGACGGCTTATCGCCAAACTGCACCATCTGGCGCAAGCTCACGCCAGTCGCTGGGAACTTGGCGTAGTGCCGGATGGTGTCCATCAGGGTCTCGGACGCCCGCCATGACATGATGGGCGCTCGTCCCCCAGGAAGGGCAGAGGTAGAGGCGGGATTGGTTTGGGGCGAGATTGGAGGAGTTTGCGCACTCCCGCAGCGGTCAATGGCGGTTCAAGGCGAGGCAGCGCGGGCGGGAGGACGGAGAGGAGGCAGAGTGGAAGCCGAACGAAGCAGGATAATTACGGAGGATTGGACACAGAACGAATAgaccaagacaagacagtGCAAAGGCCCGGCGCAAGGGAGAAACAGAACCAGCACAGGATAAGCTGAGGGgctcaaaaaaagaagattgAACTTCAGCTGCTTAGACCAGTCTCGTCATCGGCACATGTAAGATGAGAAATTGGGATGATTAAAGCAGGTCGAGGCGCTTCTGACTCAAAAGTGGCGAGCGATTGCGGCCCCGCGGAAGCTGCTAAGGTTAAATGGCTGTAGCCGAGGATGTGTCGGACGGAGCATCGAGAGCcggagcagagcagagcttGGGGGGTCTGGGCCGGGCATTTGCGGCACGTGGGCATTtatatgtttttttttttctttcttcatctgtaAATTGAATCTCTAACGTACTATTTAGTTTCGTCCaggggatgggatgggggtCCTCCCCTCTCCCtaacaaaaaaagagcctCTCTTGACGATGTGACGTCGTGGTCATGCTTCAATGCTCGTGCTCATGCCCATCACAGTCGCGTGAACGGAGCTCACCCAGAAACGGCGGGTTTCGGGGTCCGGGTGCCCCCACTCTGGGCAaacggcggtggtggctAGGGGGGATTCATCGAGCTGTTAGTGGACGAGGGGGGCGCTGGGCGTGGTGAGTTAGGGGGGGCACTCACCTGGACTTTGCCGGCGGTCCAGGCGGCTAATACGCTATACGGAGCCCGTACTGTCAAAGTCCGTATCGATTGAAGCTCAAGACACAGAGCTGAGTCTTGATGGATTCAATTGCGCTTCCATGGTTGAGTCGTCACTCCATCCCATGGATCCTAGGCAAGATAAGATGTGGACTAGGGGGCAAACATCTCGATCAATGCCACTTCTCATGTCATGGCTGGAGCCACAATCCACCGGCCATCAGCCAATGCAGCGGCAACTTGCAtcgcatctcatctcgtctgGCTCCCCTTTACGCTGCGTCTATACATGGTAGCAGGGATTAGCAACGTTGACAGCATACCAAAACAACAATTTTGTACGGTTACAGTATCGTCGTTGTCTGTTGTCTGCTTCAAGTACTCTGCACGACCGTCAATAACCGTTTATTACCCAGTCCGTCCATTGCTTCGGGCTGAGGGATCGAGTCCTCCCAACTACCGCCAGTCCTGCCAAAATAGGCCACGGACAAACGGGAGAGCCCGCACATGCAGTGCAGTGACATCGGATGTGCCTGGTGTATTGACAGCTGCCAGGTACCTTGCCCAGTATGCCTATCACTGGTGCTAATTACCTAAAatcgagatgaagctgcataCCCGGTTGTTGGCACGTAGCTTGCAACATACATCTGTAATGATAGATAAAAATGGCATGACttggaaaaaagagaggaaaaaaagattttCAAGCCACGGCTGGTCAGCCCACCAGTTCCATTGAATCTGCGAGCGCATTGATCGTATCTGGCAGCCCTTACCTCAGCTCCCGCCACCAGTAAGGGGGCATGTAGTCAGAATCCATGGCTCGGAGAATTAAATTTTCATTTAtttctattttctctctATTCGTATATCCCGCGTACCTTACGATTCGATACGACCAGGCTCGGAAGGCCATCCATCGTCATCTGTCATAAATAGATCCAAGGGACTCCCCTGGCGGACACATGATTGTCGTCTGGAAGGTGGTATGGAACGGGAAGAAAGAATCTGCTGCAGGTGGCCAGTTGGACCAGATCGGATCCATATTTTCAATGGATGTTGATATCTTGGTTGACCCTTACTGTATGCTTGGCCGAAGGCATCAATTACATTAGCTGCTGCTATTACTAACCTCTGGGCGGCTTAAAGACGGACGTGGACTGGAGACGTGGAAGCTCTCAGCTATGGTTAGGTTCTGTTAGTATGATTCGACTAAGGCTGCTTGCTATTGAAGCTGTTTTATTGGACGACGGATCATTCATTCCCCGATGCACGACAGCGGTGCTAATGTAAGTTTGTACGAGCAGGCGTCgacatcagcaccagcataAGCCATCCCGCCTCTGCCGCACCACAGCGCAGCGAGAAACAAACAAGCGGTGTTGAGAGTCGagccaaggcaaggcaaggcaccAAGGGTCTGGCGAGTCCCCCAATCCGTTACTCGTTACGCTCGAGCTACTGCACCGTCATTGTCAATTCTCCACGGTGGCTCCCGGGGGGCGGTCAGTTCCGTCTGCAAAGGCTTCGCTTCCATGTGCGAGCATAGGGGGGCCTTCATGCGGCCACCTGCTGCGACACGACATCACTTGAAGATGCCCCATTTTCGAtaaggggagggggagggggaggggcgTCGGTGTAGAATCGACTGTTTGTTACGGTATCTCGAAGAGGTGACTGCTGTGTaaagagtacatgtaagaaTCGACACTCGTTGGAATACAGCCTGACGGCTGAGCGTTTGGGTGGTGTTTGTACCCAACTCATACAACTCATAAGACAGCTGCTGCCGATACGAGCAAGGCAGGGAAAAGGTACAGAGTAATACCATCAGCCATGATTTCCGCAATCTTGAACCAATTAATGGCACACACGGGCACTAAGCCCCTCGCATGGCATCGCGATGAATGGCTGATGGACTGCATGGTGGCTTGGGCGAGCGGCTCGCCTCGTCCAGTCAGGGGCGGCCAGCCTTTGCAGACCGGATTTCTAATGGCCTCGCGcgtttgtgtgtgtgtctgtgtgtgtgctTGTTGTGTCTgcgagtacatgtaagcaTCACGTATCATGTATCATGTATCGACCTTGTACCCAAGGCCACGATAATGTCAATGCTGGTGCTTTTCCCAGGCCGCAAAAGACGCCTCTTGAGGGGAACCCGGCAAGCGtagaggcgaagaaggtacatgtagaggtagagaagaagaaaataggGTGGCGGGCAGATCAGAGGGACGGCGTGCTGGTGCCTATTGATTTTCTTAGTCTtttccgtcatcttctttttccattcacgcttctccttttttctgttttctctcttcaatctcttttCTGCCATTGTGCTTCATCCGTCGTTATAAAGCCGGTGATTCTTCACCAGCacatcatcagcagcagcatcagtcTTACGCCAACATACAGACACGTCCAAGGCGCTGCTTTAATGCAATGCATGCAAACGTCACATGGCTGCCTCTtgtctctgcctctgcaCGGTATCGGTCCAACCAAAGCGTCATCATGTTGCTtatgaagcagaagcagcctGCCAATGGCCGAGCCGAGCAtctccagtccagtccagcccagGCACTGCATTGGATCAAATCACGGCCACACCCACGACTTCGCCGTCTAATGCGCGATTATAAAAGCGCCTCGAGCTGGCCTCTCATCGTCCGACGTGTGGCGCGAGTGGCGGTGCGAACCGGTTACGAACCAGTCCGAGCGCGAAACCTGGCAGCGCAGCTTAATTAATTTGGCTTTGGGTTCGGCCGGGGAAAACCTAAGACTGGGACTAAGAGCAAAGTaacacacacaaaaacaTGGAGTGATGACTTGTCAAATCCCGGCCAAAGTTTGTCGTGTTCCAAGGGTTGGTGTTGTGCTCGGAGCTACGGGGCCCCATTGATCCGCCCACCACAACAGCCCAGGCGCTGACAACTGCTGGAACTGGACTCGCACCGCTGTACTGTATTACTGCCGCTCAGGTACCTGCACTGCACCAGCCAATGCCAGCCAAACTCGTCCCCCAAAAATCCTGCTGCCACTCTTCCATAATAAGGGAGAGGCTAAGGGTAAGGTAGTCACCGAACCGCCAACTTTTGGGCATTGCCAATGGGcttttcatcctcatcctcatcgccatcgtccaCCGCCGCGCCCCTCGATTCCGACCAGTTTCTGCACCTGCGCCCGTCTGGCGTCCCGGTGACGCGTGCCGAGGGGAGCGCCGACAATTAAggaagacagaaaaaaacaaggagAGGGGGCTTTTCGACAGCGCGGGACACCGACAGACAGCAAAGACAGACAGCAGGACGTGGGTTTTGCCGCTTGATTGAATATCCCCTTTCTCCTCTCGCATTTTCCATTTTTGATCGTGTTTTCGGGCGTCGTTGGGACGGCAGAGTCGAGCAAGTCCAATCTCGAGAGTCAAGTCAGTCaccagagagagagagtcatCGCACCACACCACCACAGCCAATTCATCACCACAACCACCATCGCAATGGGTCGACGggacaacgacgacgacaagccCACCGGCCTCGAGGCCATGCGGCGACGCTCCTCCAGCAATCGCTCCAGCCCCAGCGGATTGAATCGCAGAATCAGCAGCCAGAGCACCcgcaccaccagcagcaccaccaggCGAGAAAGCCTCGCCGGATCCgagacgccgccgccgctcatGCGGTCCAGCCCCAGCGTCGGCTCCTCCAGCTACGGGTTTTCGGCGGGAAGCAGCGTGCTGAGCCCCCTGCGAAGGGAGGTCGACTTTACTCGCAGCCGTGACGGAGGCGACATTAGGGCcggcaagctggagctggctAGGCGCTTGAGCATGCTCGCCCAGCGCCTGACGTACGGCGACAGcatggaggagctggtcgCGCTCGACAGCCAAGTCAATCAAATTGAGCAGGCCCTGGGCGGCGGCATCAGCCCGAGTGTCTATGGGAGCCCGCCGCTGTCGCGAAAGACCCGTCCGCTGAGTCTGGAGACGCCTGTCCGCAAGAACAGGCACAGTGACATGGACGGCAGCGCCATTTTCAGCTCACCGTCGTCTCTGTTCCGAACCCGCTTCGCCGACCAATTGTCCCCCACTCCCTCATCCCCCATGATGCGTCACGATGAAtcggatgaggaggatgctCCCCCGCCCAAGAAGGGAATGACGGCGGTGCAAGCCAACAAGATCATTGGCGAGTTGGTCAAGCTGAATGAAGAGCTGGAAAACACCGTCACCAATCTCAAAGCCCGCCAAGAAGAGTCGGAAGTGAGTTGCCTTTTCTCATTTcactttattttatttttatttttattttcatctttttACATTTCATAATCGTCATTACGAATCATCTCATTCAATTCATCTGCATGGTATCGCTAACAGACATTTTGTGCAGCACATTCATAGGCTGTTAGTGGATCGTGCTGAGCAGGCTGCCCAACGCATCATTTTTCTCCAGAACCGCATCCAGTATTTGTAAGTGGTttcttccattctcatcctcccTCTCATTTTTCAATGATTGCGAACCCCTTCCATCACTTTCTTGCACCCGTTTGCTTACACCTCGAcagggaagaagagctgcaagAGAATGATGCCGAACTGACACATCTCCGCGTCTGCCTCAAAGCAGTCGAGATTCAGCTGCCACCACACCCAGACAAAGAACTGCAGCGATGCTTTGCCGTCTTCAAAGAAGGCTATAGGGCTATTAAGAAGAAGCGCGCCATGCGATCTAATATGGTTAGCTACTTGGGTTACGATTCTTCAATAGCTGCCTCTTCGTCAGCGAGATCAGCGAGATGACCAACGCCGACGACCGCGTGAGCAtgattttttattaaacCACTGCCGCGGCTGCCGGTGGGACTGGAGTCGCCCGCCATAGGAGCATTACGGGATAAACGATGTCGAGGAGGAATTTTTACGACGATATGCACGGCAACGGTGTTTTATTGGATGAAACGGAATGATACACGGGGGAAACGACGGCGCTTTCCAACTACGCCATGATTCACGaaacctttttctttcctttctggTTCACGCATCTATTTTTGCCTTGACCGATTGATTATTTCCCCTGtctattttttcttcttttgtgcAGGGAAAGTTGACacaaaccaaaaaaaaacaaacacaaTGAATGCCCCATCTTTTCGACTGGGCATCAACGCATTTACCCCGTGGCCCAAGCAAAGCGAGCGAGCATACTACGAGCATACAGACTGATTGAATTGCGATCCATTCTTTGAtccattctctttttttatttgcGGATATCTCCCCGAAAGAATGCAAATCGATGGGAGTCTAAGTTTACGAATGAAACACAACAAAAACTGTCACACGAGCGATATCTCGATACGCCGTCcttcgtttcttcttcttttcttgcttcaacTACTCAAGATCGACTTTTCCTTTGGAGCGATTAGTGAGATTTCTTACATCTctattattttcttattaCTATCTCTACAATCCTTTCTTGTTGAGGGAGGCTCACCTTGGCTGTACTATTAGTAGCCATGGTGAGCGTTTCCTTGGCTTGATAAAAAGTAGCACAAACTGGGCAGGCATAGTGATGGGCGCAAGGCTGTTTATTCCCAAGGtcgtttttgcttttttttttctcttccccgTATTAtcatttttatttttgtatCTAGTGCGGCGTGctttttggtctttttctctttttctttattattacACATGGGCTACGCATCAACAAAGTGTTTGTGTCTGCGGGCAGAATATGAAATTTTCTTAttcttttattctttttttgtggCGGTTTTATAAGTCGTTTTTTACATATTACACATCCACACATATTTGCTGAGGATTCTTTTTGTGAACTTTGTCTTTATTTTGGGTAGAGAGGCAAGGgaaggaggatgaatgaGAAATTTAATAACGTCGTGCTTTATGAGATTCCGCTGCTgagaaaaagatggagatgtttaGTAGAGGAGATGACAATGGTCAAAAACagggggagaaagaagcagcttTAGAGTATCCGAACCTCGGAAATTTCTAGTTGAATTTTCatattgtttttttttacgtTTTTAACTAATTATACCTATCTAACTAAGTGAATAAGACCATGGCTATTTGGATGCTTATTTCAATCTTTGAGCCGTCCGTGAGAAACCTAATGTTTGTGACTGATCAATCTCTCTTACACACACTCGCCTGTCATTAATTACCAGGCTATTCATGTCGCTTCTTCCCCcctttctccccctttccatAATATCATCTCGCTTCATGCGTTTCTTCATAACAAAGggaaataataataatataaataattagttgcttccccttctttctctctctcttcgtcTCTCATCGCCTCTACCAGAAGCATACCGCCCCTCCGTCGAGTCGGGGCTCGAGGCTCTATACCGCCGACTCTTGTGATGCCGCCTTGGAGACCTCTCCCTCTCCGACCGGCGAGAGGACCTTTCTGAGGTGCGATGGCGGGACTCTCTATCGCGCGAACGAGAGGAGCGGTGCTtggaggacgatgatgagccagaggaggaggaggaggttgattGCTGGTCGTGCGCGGGCTTTACGTCCACAGGGGCTGCGGAGGAGACGgttgagaaggaggatgTTGGGGAGGCGGGGGAGGATGGGTATATTAGTGAAGATGGGCGGAG harbors:
- a CDS encoding stc1 domain-containing protein, with the translated sequence MANRRENPNFNLFRCKVGGEWKPLEEFSKNQQRLALSSQTGRSRINAANSGMTCREHSAGQRTEMTCELCGLVKPLSEFSGNTKRSGSISCKRCTAWVETQEPEVVPAPLETGHISIEEERGEAWPARFIDSTDFFSDDAYPQAPVTGYSSLGLEDGEVASIMDGSAPSEYSASEASSSRALPPHLRGSIGQDRHSLATSTDGRSASNKSSFVQHLPPHLRPLVQQGLSMDAPSDAASSEFGGNPSSISTATTAREARFEKQARRVSFNAWDPNGMQHRGFRSATESSAMGTSEADEEEDSLPNPPSQARGKWPKVVRMSQQELRQVGTNHHVAARDPGPVNHRPVQHDTTKCCEPDDEDGEDY
- a CDS encoding mitochondrial branched-chain alpha-ketoacid dehydrogenase kinase domain-containing protein, giving the protein MSWRASETLMDTIRHYAKFPATGVSLRQMVQFGDKPSTGTLFRASQFLAEELPIRLAHRVEELELLPDGLNDMPSVKKVKDWYAQSFEEITQLPRPRLAKDIKERLMKPAKFGSRGGYAQLSESTPNPSIDEGEASGWGRLHLNGNGHSNGNGYSTSSNGHGKARSVARRYFATVDDTGDWPPELQLYNQKFAQCLHKIKRRHDSVVTTMAQGILEYKRRRQRMQIDSNIQSFLDRFYMSRIGIRMLIGQHIALTDQSHHRDPTYVGVICTKTNVKELAQEAIENARFVCEDHYGLFEAPRIQLVCNPNLDFMYVPGHLSHMLFETLKNSLRAVVETHGMDKQEFPVTKVIVAEGKEDITIKISDEGGGIPRSAIPLVWTYMYTTVDRTPNLDPDFDKSDFKAPMAGFGYGLPISRLYARYFGGDLKLISMEGTPASALSIRSKLKSNSKREVTERRQVGDAEAVVNAPPSSFLHKDDKQL